From the Coffea eugenioides isolate CCC68of chromosome 1, Ceug_1.0, whole genome shotgun sequence genome, the window GATAGGATTGAAAGATGAATTAAATAAGTCGATACTTGAACGAGTTCAACTTAGTTAGAAGTTGTTTGAGTTTTGTTCGCCCACTAAACAAACTAAATGTGAATGGTATTTTGTGTTTGACAAAGTTTCAAACTTAGGCTATGCTTCACTCAATTAGTAACAAAATATTTGAGACTTACGTCATAAATATTTGAACTAATAGAGCTCGATTTAAATTATACTCAATAAAAGCTCGTGAATTCggctaaataaataaataaatcaagtttaaaaatataaaaatattaatcacACTCCAATTTTTATTAACGATACTATtaccatttattttattatgtaatttaataaataaaaatcatatAATACAAATGATAGTGAAAGTATCATTAATAATtctcaaataaacaaataaccTTAAACAAAGGAGTGTTGGGTTTGATATTTGATTCGTTCATTGTACCCCAAATCTACGGACACGAGCGTCATTTCGCTTGAACAAAATAAAAGGGCTTAATTATCAGCTTGGCTTGGGTTATTAAGCATTTTTCTGAAAGCGCCCTGTTTCGGTCCACCTTCTTGATTGGGCTCGAGTTAGGGTCCAGACACGACATAAAACTTGCGGAGTGGGTTTCGGAGTTAACTTAACGGCCGCATCTTAAGCAACGACGTCGCTTACCTTGTGGTTTCATTAACTCTGATGAGTGAAGGGCTGAGTAATCAAACTCGCGAGAGAGCGGCAaactgaaaaaggaaaaagcactCAACAAACCTTCCAGAAACTCTGTAGATGCTCGCAGGTAACTTTTTTCACATTGTTATACTGTGCTTGCCTGCTGCCTGTATATTACGTTTGTATGGTGCCTATGGAGGAAGCTGCCTTTATGCTAATTGTCGTTGCCCTGCACTTTATTTATTCACACTCTCACTGACAAACCATCAAACAATTCACGTGCCAGCATCAATGGCGCATTTAATGGTTTGTTTGTTTAATATAGGTTGGCTTTCAAGGTAGCGGCTTAACATTGTGTCCTAGAGAGGATTTCTTAATGGGGTTTTGTGGGTTTTGAGGGTGTGTATGTAGAACTTCTCGACAATGGTTCTGGGCAGAAGTCTGCAGAATAATAAGCAAGAGAAGAATTTCAAACCTGAAAACCGAACATTTGGGGGTTCTGGTGCTAGTAATGGAAGATTAGCTTCTAAATCAAAAGGGAATGGCAGAAGTAAAAAGGTTCAAACTGGAGGGAATAGAACTAGAGGTGCTTCTCATCCTAGTCAGAGTAAAGTGACAAAGCAAGGGGTGTTTGGAAAAAGAAGTTTCAAATCAAAGATTAATGGTGAAAGCAATGGATACGTGACTAAGGGAAATAGTGGTTCTAAGCCATCGAATTctgataaaaaaagaaaaagaacttaTGCTGATCAGCCTCCAGACGAGGAAAGAGTGTCCAATGACAATGTAGGATTCCCAGCAAGAAGGTTTTCATCTAGAATCGTGAAGAATAAGCTTACTGATCATTATCATGAAGAAAAGCGGACAACAAAAGGAAACTCCTCTGGGTTTGGAGATTTGAGTAGAAAAGGTTCATTGGCTGGAAGAGGAAAATCCAGGGAAAGTGAGTTGGCGGGCAAGAAAAAGTCAATAGCCAAGGTAAAGGCTGTAGATAAACTGAAAGATGTTGAAGTTGAAGGAGTTAGGAATGATAAGCTGAAGAAAATTGCTAAAAGCAAATCCGACGTAACAAAGCAAATGGAGCAGAACCATGGCAAACATGCTGTCGGCTCTCCTGAAAGACCTTCCAAGAAGAAAGTGCAGTACAAGAAAAATATCACTGATGATTCAGAAGTAATGGATGAAAAGCCTAAGAAGAAAAAGCGAAGGATCAGGCTAGATCCTCATGATACATCAAATAAGAGGCTCGATGATGCAGCAGCTATTAATAGTCAGTAACATGATACACTTTGTCTCCTCCTTCTCACTCTCCCTCGACACTGATGC encodes:
- the LOC113780665 gene encoding uncharacterized protein LOC113780665; this translates as MVLGRSLQNNKQEKNFKPENRTFGGSGASNGRLASKSKGNGRSKKVQTGGNRTRGASHPSQSKVTKQGVFGKRSFKSKINGESNGYVTKGNSGSKPSNSDKKRKRTYADQPPDEERVSNDNVGFPARRFSSRIVKNKLTDHYHEEKRTTKGNSSGFGDLSRKGSLAGRGKSRESELAGKKKSIAKVKAVDKLKDVEVEGVRNDKLKKIAKSKSDVTKQMEQNHGKHAVGSPERPSKKKVQYKKNITDDSEVMDEKPKKKKRRIRLDPHDTSNKRLDDAAAINNQVKKKKEDDSKICVLELSRNAQFRAIVPSPSILSFVEDNLLGRRREIEFRRAGYNTELSAPLDNIPYSSSSERERIEETVFRNKLTFYAAAKISSSFPPPELPEIAFAGRSNVGKSSLLNALTRQWGVVRTSDKPGLTQTINFFKLGPKLSLVDLPGYGFAYAKEDVKEAWEELVKEYVSTRVGLKRVCLLVDTKWGMKPRDHELIDLMERSQTKYQIVLTKTDMVFPIDVARRSMQIEENLKEKKSAVQPVMMVSSKSGAGIRSLRTVLAKIARIVKP